The nucleotide sequence ATTGAGAAATATTAAATTAGCAGATATAGTAATAAATCCTAGAGTAGAAAACTATAGAACCTTTGATTTTGACAAAGGAAAAGAATTAATAAAAATTGGAGAATCTTCAGCAGAAAAAGAACTTCCCAAAATAAAGGAACTTATAAAGAAAAAATCAAAAAGATTTCTATGGTTTTAATAAAATTTTACAATTTCTTCTAAAGACAACCTTGGTCTTGGTTCTGGCTCTTCCGCTGGATATCCCAAGGTCATAAGCTCAACAATTACCGCTTCTTTCGGAAGTCCTAAAACTTCCTTTGCTTTTTCTTGATCAAAGGATCCTATCCAGCAGGTTCCAAGCCCTTCTTCCACTGCTTGAAGATGGATATGGGTTAATGCAATACTGACATCCACAATATGAGCAGGAATACCACATCTCATTATCCTACTTGTATCTAAAACATAGCCTGCAATTATAACTGGAGCGGAAAGCATAAAAGGTTGATGGGGTGCACAAGCATTTACTAATTTTTCTATCATTTCCTTACTTGTTACAACTGCAAACCTGCAGGGTTGTCTATTAGCAGCAGAAGGAGCCAATCTTGCAGCTTCAAGAATTTTTAACAATTTTTCTTTTTCCACTTCCTTTGGAAGATACTTTCTTATAGCCCTTCTTTTTTGAATAGCAGTAAAAACATCCATCTTATCTTCCCTCCTTCTCTAAAAGCTTCCATCTATCTCCCATCATTCTTAATCTTCTTATCCTTTCTTCCACTGGAGGATGGGTTGATAAAAGATTTTCTCCCCAAGATTTATCCAAGGGATTTACTATATACAAAGGTGCAGTCATTGAATTTGCTCTTTTTACTGGTAAAGGATCCTTTGCTATCTTCTCAAGAGCAGATGCCAATCCTTCTGGATATCGAGTAAGCATTGCAGAACCAGCATCTGCCATATATTCTCTTTGACGAGAAAGAGCAAATCTTAAAAGGGTTGCTAAAATTGGCGATAAAATTGCAATTAATAAGGCTATCAAACCGATAATATCCCCACTTTTTCTATCCTTTTTATCTCTTTTTCCACCCCAATATAAGGATCTTTTTAGAGCATCTCCTAAAATTACTATCATTCCTACCATAACAGCAGAGATAGTCTGAAGCCTTACGTCATAATGTTTAATATGAGAAATCTCATGGGCAATTACCCCTTCCAATTCTAATCTGTCTAATTTTTCTAAAAGTCCTGTGGTTACTGCAATGGCACTATTTTGAGGATCTCTTCCTGTAGCAAAAGCATTGGGAGAAGGATCATCAATTACATAAATTTTGGGTACAGGAATCCCTCCTGCAATACTTAGCCCCTCTACAACATTTATTAAGTAAGGGTATTCTTCCTTTGTAGGCTCACGAGCACCACTAATATTAAGAATTATCTTGTCACTATTATAATAAGCATAAAAATTAGTAAAAAAAACTGCTAAAAAGGCAATAGGCACAGAAATCCAACCAAATTCAAACCAATAACCTATAGCATACACTACAATAAATAAAAGTAATGAAATTGAAAAAACAATTAGCCATGTTTTTTTCTTATTAGAATCAATTGCATCATAGAAGGTTAAAGGTTTGAGAGATTTTTTCATCCTGTAAAGCTTACTCTTACAGGTTCTCTTTCTACTGCTTCCTTCACTTCAAAGTATTCCTTAGGTTTAAAATTAAACATATTAGCAACTATATTATTGGGAAATACTTCTAAAGCTTGATTATAGATCATTACTGAATCGTTATAGAATTGTCTTGCATAAGCAATTTTTGATTCTGTTCCTGAAAGCTCTTCCTGAAGCATAAGAAAGTTTTGATTTGCTTTTAATTCCGGATAATTCTCTGCAATAGCAAAAAGGGTTTTTAAAGCTCCTGTAAGACCCTCATTAGCCTCTGCAGCTTCTCCTGGAGTTTTTGCTCCTAACATTTGAGCTCTATATTGAGCAATCTTATCAAAAAGCTCCTTCTCATGACTTGCATAGCCTTTAACAGTCTCCACCAAATTGGGAATTAGATCATACCTTCTTTTTAATTGCACATCTATTTGTGCCCAAGCGTTTTCTACCCTATTTCTTAAAACTATAAGACGATTATAAATAGATATAAAAAGGATTAAAAGAAAACCTATTATACCTAATATTATCCATCCCATTTTTTTCCTCCTAAAAGTTTTAGATTGATTATATCATAAAACTTCCCAACTTTTCAGATATCGTTCCTGCTCTTCGGTCAGTGAATCCCAAGATATTCCCATACTTCTTAGCTTTCTTTCTGCTACTTCTCTCTCAATCTCTTTAGGCACATCCAAAACAGATTTTTGAAGATTTCTACCCTCCTTACTAAGCCAAAGCATAACTAAATATTGAACTGAGAAAGATAAATCCATAATTTCCACAGGATGCCCATCCCCTCCTGCAAGATTTAGAAGTCTTCCTTCTGCAATTACATATATTTTTCTTCCATTGGGAAGAAGGTATTCTGTTATATTTTCTCTAACTTCTCTTTTATCCTTTGCAATCTTTTCCAATCCCCTCATATCTATTTCTACGTTGAAATGTCCTGCATTTCCTAAAATTGCCCCATCTTTCATAGAAAGAAAATGTTCCTCTCTTATTACCTTACAATTTCCTGTAGCAGTAATAAAAACATCTCCTAATTTGACTGCAGAATCCATAGGCATAACTTCAAAACCTTCCATGATTGCTTCTAAAGCCTTTATAGGATCCACCTCTGTAATAATAACCCTTGCTTTCATCCCTTGAAGTTTTTGAGCCAAGCCCCTTCCTACCCAACCAAAGCCTGAGATTACAAAAACCTTTCCTGCCACTAAAAGATTTGTATTCCTCATAAAGGATGCTAATGCTGATTCTCCTGTTCCATATCTATTATCAAATAAAAATTTCACTTTTGCGTTATTTACTGCGATAACAGGAAAGGGAAGACCTTTATCTTCTAACAATGCTTTAGCTCTTATAACTCCTGTAGTAGTTTCCTCTCCAACTCCTAATAATTTTTCTTTTAATTGAGAAAATTCTTTTAAAAGAGTCGTGGTAAGATCAAAACCGTCATCTATTAAAAGATCAGGATTAAATCTTAAAACCTCTCTAAGATTTTCTTTGTATTCCTCTTCTGTTTCTCCTCTCCACGCAAATACTTCTACACCTTTTTTTACCAAACTTGCTACTACATCATCCTGAGTAGATAAAGGGTTACTTCCACAGCAAACTACCTCTGCTCCGCTGTTTTTAAGGGCTAATGCTAAACAAGCAGTTTTTGCTTCTAAATGAATACACATTCCAATAGTTTTACCCAAAAAAGGTTTTGTATCTTTGTATTCTTTTTCTAAAGAATTTAAAACAGGCATATGAAGTTTTGCCCAATAAATCTTTCTTTCACCACTTTCCCATAAATTAGGATTCTTTATTTTACTCATCTTTTTAACCTCAAATTTAAAGAAATATTTATAATTTTTTTATAATCTCATCTAATTTTTCCCTAAGCTCTAAAAGCTCTCTTTTTAAAGCTTCTCTTTTCGAAACCTCGAAAATTAGTAAATCTATATTAATTTCTCCTGACTTTAATTTCTCAAAAGTTTCATTAACTAATTTACCAGCTTTAGACGCTCCTTTAATATGTTCTCTTATTGTAGCTTCTGTTCTACCAAGTTCCTCCGCTATTTCAGAAATAGTCATTCCAGCCTTTGATCTTGCAAGAGCACCTGCTGCTACAGCAAGACTATCTACCCATGTTAATCTCTCAGTAGAATTCCTTACTTCTTCCATTACCTCTTCTCTAAAAAGAGTTGCAACTAAAAGAGAAATTTCAAGTTTATGAATTTCTTCTCTACTTATAGGATTAAAACTAAGTTGCATTTCTTATCCCCCTTCCTTTAAGTCATTAATATGGACTACTATTCCCTTGTTAGTAATATCAAATGGATGTCTCTTCATAGAATGAGAAGTTCCTCTCATCTTCCAAACCACAAGACTTCTCTTTAAAATTCCATCCATCTCATCTAAATCAAGCCTTATTATTCCGTCAACACCATGCTCCACACCAGGTCCTCCAAATCCTTTCTCTGTAACTGATACTTGACTTACAAATAAAGAAGTACATCCAAGCCCAGCTAATACCTTTTTAAGTTGAAAAATAACACTTCTTGCTACAAAAGGTTTTGAAATATAAAGGGATGTAACTGAGTCAATAACAACTCTCTTTATTTGATTTTCTTTAATAGCTCTTCTTAGAATATCTGCCAACTCTCTGTCATCGGTTATATCTTTTACAATGTATCCCTCATGTTCTACACTACTTCCTATCCCTCCTGTAAAAGCATCTATAATTACAAAATTTCCATTCTTTTCATAAGAAGAAATATCCCATCCAAATTGTTCCATATTTTTCCTAATCTGAACTGGG is from Dictyoglomus sp. and encodes:
- a CDS encoding nitroreductase family protein, which gives rise to MDVFTAIQKRRAIRKYLPKEVEKEKLLKILEAARLAPSAANRQPCRFAVVTSKEMIEKLVNACAPHQPFMLSAPVIIAGYVLDTSRIMRCGIPAHIVDVSIALTHIHLQAVEEGLGTCWIGSFDQEKAKEVLGLPKEAVIVELMTLGYPAEEPEPRPRLSLEEIVKFY
- a CDS encoding LemA family protein, with the protein product MGWIILGIIGFLLILFISIYNRLIVLRNRVENAWAQIDVQLKRRYDLIPNLVETVKGYASHEKELFDKIAQYRAQMLGAKTPGEAAEANEGLTGALKTLFAIAENYPELKANQNFLMLQEELSGTESKIAYARQFYNDSVMIYNQALEVFPNNIVANMFNFKPKEYFEVKEAVEREPVRVSFTG
- a CDS encoding adenosylhomocysteinase, with product MSKIKNPNLWESGERKIYWAKLHMPVLNSLEKEYKDTKPFLGKTIGMCIHLEAKTACLALALKNSGAEVVCCGSNPLSTQDDVVASLVKKGVEVFAWRGETEEEYKENLREVLRFNPDLLIDDGFDLTTTLLKEFSQLKEKLLGVGEETTTGVIRAKALLEDKGLPFPVIAVNNAKVKFLFDNRYGTGESALASFMRNTNLLVAGKVFVISGFGWVGRGLAQKLQGMKARVIITEVDPIKALEAIMEGFEVMPMDSAVKLGDVFITATGNCKVIREEHFLSMKDGAILGNAGHFNVEIDMRGLEKIAKDKREVRENITEYLLPNGRKIYVIAEGRLLNLAGGDGHPVEIMDLSFSVQYLVMLWLSKEGRNLQKSVLDVPKEIEREVAERKLRSMGISWDSLTEEQERYLKSWEVL
- a CDS encoding HTH domain-containing protein, which produces MQLSFNPISREEIHKLEISLLVATLFREEVMEEVRNSTERLTWVDSLAVAAGALARSKAGMTISEIAEELGRTEATIREHIKGASKAGKLVNETFEKLKSGEINIDLLIFEVSKREALKRELLELREKLDEIIKKL
- the htpX gene encoding zinc metalloprotease HtpX, translated to MKKSLKPLTFYDAIDSNKKKTWLIVFSISLLLFIVVYAIGYWFEFGWISVPIAFLAVFFTNFYAYYNSDKIILNISGAREPTKEEYPYLINVVEGLSIAGGIPVPKIYVIDDPSPNAFATGRDPQNSAIAVTTGLLEKLDRLELEGVIAHEISHIKHYDVRLQTISAVMVGMIVILGDALKRSLYWGGKRDKKDRKSGDIIGLIALLIAILSPILATLLRFALSRQREYMADAGSAMLTRYPEGLASALEKIAKDPLPVKRANSMTAPLYIVNPLDKSWGENLLSTHPPVEERIRRLRMMGDRWKLLEKEGR
- a CDS encoding KaiC domain-containing protein; this translates as MKKVKTGIPGMDEILHGGIPERNIVLLSGGPGTGKTIFCQQFLWNGLLIGENGAYVALEEHPVQIRKNMEQFGWDISSYEKNGNFVIIDAFTGGIGSSVEHEGYIVKDITDDRELADILRRAIKENQIKRVVIDSVTSLYISKPFVARSVIFQLKKVLAGLGCTSLFVSQVSVTEKGFGGPGVEHGVDGIIRLDLDEMDGILKRSLVVWKMRGTSHSMKRHPFDITNKGIVVHINDLKEGG